From one Micromonospora siamensis genomic stretch:
- a CDS encoding DUF2637 domain-containing protein, translated as MKPHPTSSRADRVDGLVLVVILLIVAGFAGAASFTHVKDWTLDNSPAGTGAWFGWANAVISELIPFAALLTIRRRKRAGESVAYPMFLLIAAVALSLAAQLAVAKPGLSGWLLSAVPALAFMGLSKLVLSTGTTPAADPAPARPVEQPTPPAPAPVVAPAVPEPVALVPVDPAPAAPVAPVSPAAFVRRNGVPLIGEVTR; from the coding sequence ATGAAGCCCCACCCCACCAGCAGCCGCGCCGACCGGGTCGACGGTCTGGTGCTCGTCGTCATCCTGCTCATCGTCGCCGGCTTCGCCGGGGCAGCCTCGTTCACCCACGTCAAAGACTGGACCCTCGACAACTCCCCGGCCGGCACCGGGGCGTGGTTCGGCTGGGCCAACGCCGTCATCTCCGAACTCATTCCGTTCGCCGCCCTGCTGACCATCCGCCGCCGCAAGCGGGCCGGCGAATCCGTGGCCTACCCGATGTTCCTGCTCATCGCCGCCGTCGCCCTGTCCCTGGCCGCGCAGCTCGCCGTCGCCAAGCCGGGCCTGTCCGGGTGGCTGCTGTCCGCCGTCCCGGCGCTGGCGTTCATGGGCCTGTCCAAGCTCGTCCTGTCCACCGGCACCACCCCGGCCGCCGACCCCGCCCCGGCCCGCCCCGTCGAGCAGCCCACCCCGCCGGCTCCCGCACCCGTCGTCGCGCCAGCCGTGCCCGAGCCCGTCGCCCTGGTCCCCGTCGACCCCGCCCCTGCGGCCCCGGTCGCTCCGGTGTCGCCGGCCGCGTTCGTCCGCCGCAACGGTGTCCCGCTGATCGGAGAGGTGACCCGATGA
- a CDS encoding FtsK/SpoIIIE domain-containing protein translates to MPLVNVIRGDRIDSAPINVRTPFVRIPMWLALSWWTAKAFGRLVVVLIRFWYLTTPAAFFGWLYLRFGWLGPALVLGAVALVSTVWAFAHRASWLRFGWWPVLSRYRRMVYRRNWHAAMVTAKLAVSFDSHTVLPVLRRVRCSAGVDVVTVRMVTGQIPDDFAKVAERLAHTFGVRQVKAAPGPRPDVVLLHLFRGDPLAKLVRPVPVPAVPEFTALPVGRQEDGDGYELRLFGTQVLVVGATGAGKGSVIWSVVRSLANGVTSGLVQIWGLDPKGGMELGMGALMFSRFACKDYAAMCELIEEAATEAKRRAAKLYGRTRQHTPTPDEPLIVLVIDELANLTAYLTDRQLKDRIKAALSILLSQGRAVGVHVVAAIQDPRKEVLPFRDLFPTRIGLRLAEAAQVDLVLGEGMRDRGALCDRIPQSLPGVGFVVIDGAPTPMRVRFSYLTDDEIRDMAHTYGRLRVIDGEILEGAA, encoded by the coding sequence ATGCCGCTGGTCAACGTGATCCGGGGCGACCGGATCGACTCCGCTCCGATCAATGTCCGTACGCCGTTCGTGCGGATCCCGATGTGGCTGGCCCTGTCGTGGTGGACCGCCAAGGCTTTTGGCCGCCTGGTCGTCGTGCTCATCCGCTTCTGGTACCTGACCACCCCGGCCGCTTTCTTTGGCTGGCTGTACCTCCGCTTCGGGTGGCTCGGCCCCGCCCTGGTCCTGGGCGCTGTCGCGCTGGTGTCGACGGTGTGGGCGTTCGCGCACCGGGCGTCGTGGCTGCGGTTCGGCTGGTGGCCGGTCCTGTCCCGCTACCGCCGCATGGTCTACCGCCGCAACTGGCACGCCGCCATGGTGACGGCGAAGCTGGCCGTCTCCTTCGACTCCCACACCGTCCTGCCGGTCCTGCGCCGGGTCCGCTGCTCGGCCGGCGTCGACGTGGTGACGGTGCGGATGGTGACCGGGCAGATCCCCGACGACTTCGCCAAGGTCGCCGAACGCCTCGCCCACACCTTCGGCGTCCGGCAGGTCAAAGCCGCCCCCGGTCCTCGGCCCGATGTGGTGCTGCTGCACCTGTTCCGCGGTGACCCCCTCGCCAAGCTCGTCCGCCCGGTCCCGGTGCCGGCCGTCCCGGAGTTCACCGCCCTGCCCGTCGGTCGGCAGGAAGACGGCGACGGCTACGAGCTGCGCCTATTCGGCACACAGGTCCTCGTCGTGGGCGCCACGGGTGCCGGGAAGGGCTCCGTGATCTGGTCCGTGGTCCGCTCCCTCGCCAACGGTGTCACCTCGGGTCTGGTGCAGATCTGGGGGTTGGACCCGAAGGGCGGCATGGAACTCGGGATGGGTGCACTGATGTTCTCCCGGTTCGCCTGCAAGGACTACGCGGCGATGTGCGAGCTGATCGAGGAAGCCGCCACCGAGGCCAAGCGGCGAGCAGCCAAGCTCTACGGCCGCACCCGCCAGCACACCCCGACACCGGATGAGCCGCTGATCGTCCTGGTCATCGATGAGCTGGCCAACCTGACCGCCTACCTCACCGACCGGCAGCTCAAAGACCGGATCAAGGCCGCCCTGTCGATCCTGCTCTCGCAGGGCCGGGCGGTCGGCGTCCACGTCGTGGCCGCGATCCAGGACCCGCGTAAGGAAGTCCTGCCGTTCCGCGACCTGTTCCCCACCCGCATCGGGCTGCGACTGGCCGAGGCGGCTCAGGTGGACCTGGTCCTCGGGGAGGGGATGCGCGATCGGGGCGCGCTCTGCGACCGCATCCCGCAGTCCCTACCCGGCGTCGGGTTCGTGGTCATCGATGGTGCCCCGACGCCGATGCGGGTCCGGTTCTCCTACCTGACCGATGACGAGATCCGCGACATGGCCCACACCTACGGCCGACTGCGGGTCATCGACGGCGAGATCCTGGAAGGTGCCGCATGA
- a CDS encoding GntR family transcriptional regulator, giving the protein MIETPRSQYGQIAELIRGRIQDGTYPAGSLLPSEDRLAEELRVSRVTVNRAIGLLRSSGDVKVRRGTGTVVRSLPRIHRDAQARYAARQEGSGAGEVEVRKLSLKSRTEYREIGRTTTPPAVAQTLGLRKGEASLLRSRVLYANDEPTQIADSYLPWSITKDCKPLMQADAGKGGSYGRLAELGHGPVRFTEDVSIRMPSEEEQRTLDLDASQPVFEIWHVAYTAEDRPIEVCIHVMPGHVWTLRYGWDDQQAPKDR; this is encoded by the coding sequence ATGATCGAGACGCCGAGGTCGCAGTACGGGCAGATCGCAGAGCTGATCCGTGGCCGCATCCAGGACGGCACCTACCCGGCCGGCTCTCTCCTGCCCAGCGAGGACCGCCTTGCCGAGGAGCTGCGTGTCTCCCGGGTCACCGTCAACCGCGCCATCGGCCTGCTCCGCTCGTCCGGTGACGTGAAGGTCCGCCGGGGCACCGGCACCGTCGTCCGATCGCTTCCCCGCATCCACCGTGACGCCCAGGCCCGCTACGCCGCCCGGCAGGAGGGCAGCGGCGCCGGTGAGGTCGAGGTGCGCAAGCTCAGCCTCAAGTCCCGCACCGAGTACCGGGAGATCGGACGCACGACGACCCCACCGGCGGTCGCGCAGACCCTCGGCCTGCGTAAGGGTGAGGCGTCGTTGCTGCGTAGCCGAGTCCTCTACGCCAACGACGAGCCGACGCAGATCGCAGACTCGTACCTACCCTGGTCCATCACGAAGGACTGCAAGCCGCTGATGCAGGCCGACGCCGGTAAGGGCGGCTCCTACGGTCGCCTCGCGGAGCTGGGGCACGGACCGGTGCGCTTCACCGAAGACGTGTCGATCCGTATGCCCAGCGAGGAGGAGCAACGCACCCTTGACCTGGACGCCTCGCAGCCGGTCTTCGAGATCTGGCACGTCGCCTACACCGCCGAGGACCGCCCGATCGAGGTCTGCATCCACGTCATGCCCGGCCACGTGTGGACCCTGCGCTACGGCTGGGACGACCAGCAAGCGCCCAAGGACCGATGA
- a CDS encoding GGDEF domain-containing protein, translating to MTDNLLSGVLFAACLALFTWHRYSLYAARYELAALQRATLRDGLTGLANRAGLADAWTQLAPLRPWVVVVDLDGFKPVNDTHGHAAGDLVLTTVAQRLRSVHGIAARLGGDEFAALLLDANPATAARQLAAAIAAPVQLPSGVSVSVTASIGLAPASPSGLAAALADADAAMYRAKTTRAGVVAFDPLRDDHTTPTADPRPALRVRDLTPAVGVGR from the coding sequence ATGACCGACAACCTGCTCTCCGGCGTCCTCTTCGCCGCCTGCCTCGCACTCTTCACCTGGCACCGCTACAGCCTCTACGCCGCCCGCTACGAACTGGCCGCCCTGCAACGCGCCACCCTCCGCGATGGGTTGACCGGGCTCGCCAACCGCGCCGGCCTGGCTGACGCCTGGACCCAGCTCGCTCCGCTGCGGCCCTGGGTCGTGGTGGTCGACCTGGACGGCTTCAAGCCCGTCAACGACACCCACGGCCACGCCGCCGGGGACCTGGTCCTCACTACCGTCGCGCAACGCCTGCGCTCGGTCCACGGCATCGCGGCCCGCCTCGGCGGGGACGAGTTCGCCGCCCTCCTGCTCGACGCGAACCCGGCCACGGCTGCCCGCCAACTGGCCGCCGCGATCGCCGCCCCGGTCCAGCTGCCCTCAGGCGTCTCGGTGTCGGTGACCGCGAGCATCGGCCTCGCCCCCGCCAGCCCGTCCGGGCTCGCCGCCGCCCTGGCCGACGCCGACGCGGCCATGTACCGGGCCAAGACCACCCGGGCCGGCGTGGTCGCCTTCGACCCGCTGCGCGACGACCACACCACCCCCACCGCCGACCCCCGCCCCGCCCTGCGGGTCCGTGACTTGACCCCTGCCGTGGGGGTGGGCCGATGA